A region from the Cupriavidus sp. D39 genome encodes:
- a CDS encoding NRAMP family divalent metal transporter has translation MEHDRIPSSTVDSEADSWFAKLGPGLITGAADDDPSGIATYSQAGAQFGFNMLWTVLLTYPLMVAIQIVSARIGRVSGHGLATNLRHHYPRWLLYGTVVLLLVANTINIAADLTAMGAAVNLLIGGPTRAYTVGLGAFSLVLQVFVPYHRYVHVLKWLTLTLFAYVGIVFAVQIPWATVALRAVFPHGSWGAGYITTVVAVFGTTISPYLFFWQASQEVEELHAKEGQQALTRMPSQGPANLSRIRMDTSIGMAFSNLIAFFIILTTAVTLHAHHITDIQTSTQAASALKPIAGEFAYLLFSVGISGTGLLALPVLAGSAAYAMAGTFRWKNSLALEPQLAKRFYGIIVLATVVGLALDFTSLDPIKALFWSAVINGVTSVPIMVLMMLMASNTKVMGTFVTPIWLRALGWLSAGVMAAAVIAMFIFI, from the coding sequence ATGGAACACGACAGGATCCCGTCCTCAACGGTCGACAGCGAAGCTGATTCGTGGTTTGCGAAGCTTGGACCAGGCCTCATCACCGGGGCGGCGGACGACGACCCGAGCGGCATCGCCACCTATTCGCAGGCGGGCGCGCAATTCGGCTTCAACATGCTGTGGACCGTCCTGTTGACGTATCCGCTGATGGTCGCCATTCAGATCGTGAGCGCAAGAATTGGACGGGTGAGTGGTCATGGTCTCGCGACGAATCTGCGGCACCATTACCCGCGGTGGTTACTGTATGGCACCGTCGTCCTGCTGCTTGTTGCGAACACAATCAACATCGCCGCCGACCTGACGGCCATGGGCGCGGCCGTGAATCTGCTCATCGGTGGACCTACGCGAGCTTACACGGTCGGACTGGGTGCGTTTTCGCTGGTTCTGCAGGTGTTTGTACCGTACCACAGGTATGTCCATGTCCTCAAATGGCTCACCCTGACACTGTTCGCCTATGTCGGGATCGTCTTCGCGGTCCAGATCCCGTGGGCAACGGTGGCGCTGCGGGCGGTGTTTCCGCACGGATCGTGGGGCGCAGGCTACATCACGACAGTGGTCGCCGTGTTCGGCACCACCATCAGCCCATATCTGTTCTTCTGGCAGGCGTCGCAGGAAGTCGAGGAACTGCACGCAAAAGAAGGACAACAGGCGCTCACGAGGATGCCGTCGCAGGGTCCGGCAAACCTGAGCCGCATCCGCATGGATACGTCGATCGGGATGGCGTTTTCCAACCTCATTGCGTTTTTCATCATTCTCACCACTGCGGTCACGCTGCATGCACACCACATCACCGATATACAGACTTCAACGCAGGCCGCGTCCGCGCTGAAACCAATCGCGGGCGAGTTTGCGTACCTGCTCTTCAGCGTCGGCATCAGCGGCACAGGCCTGCTCGCGTTGCCAGTGCTGGCGGGCTCGGCTGCCTACGCAATGGCCGGCACATTCCGCTGGAAAAACAGCCTCGCGCTCGAACCGCAACTGGCGAAACGATTTTACGGAATCATCGTGCTCGCGACAGTCGTGGGCCTCGCGCTCGACTTCACGTCACTCGACCCGATCAAGGCGTTGTTCTGGAGCGCCGTCATCAATGGCGTCACATCGGTGCCGATCATGGTGCTAATGATGCTAATGGCGTCGAATACCAAGGTCATGGGCACATTCGTCACGCCCATTTGGCTTCGAGCTCTTGGATGGCTTTCTGCCGGTGTGATGGCTGCCGCCGTGATCGCGATGTTTATTTTCATCTGA
- a CDS encoding IS30 family transposase, with the protein MQSRTSYQQLQPEERMTIASMSQSDSSVRAMARTLGRSAGTVSRELRRNSCALRGYASLPAQAMRQARRVQARPVAKLDPQHARWGAVLTLLDWKWSPQQIAGILKRVWPEDPSMHVSHETIYTAIYAQPRGELRRQLIACLRHGRSTRMPRKRGVDRRGQIPEMVSIHVRPPEVEDRVMPGHWEGDFIKGAGNKSSVGVLVERSSRLVLLAKMDDATAASALAGFSAKLNSIAEPLRQSLTYDQGKEMTRHSELSANTGVKVYFCDPHSPWQRGTCENTNGLLRQYLPKGTDLSVHTQEELDAIADSLNKRPRATHAFHSPLEVFARMLKQVSHPQLQFTDAGVALGT; encoded by the coding sequence ATGCAAAGCAGAACTTCGTACCAACAACTTCAGCCTGAGGAGCGCATGACGATTGCGAGCATGAGCCAGAGCGATTCGAGTGTGCGGGCCATGGCCCGCACACTCGGGCGCTCGGCGGGCACCGTCAGCCGTGAACTGAGGCGAAACAGCTGTGCGCTGCGTGGCTACGCGAGCCTGCCGGCGCAGGCCATGAGGCAGGCGCGGCGGGTTCAGGCGCGCCCGGTAGCGAAGCTCGATCCGCAACACGCTCGGTGGGGCGCGGTGCTGACTTTGTTGGATTGGAAGTGGTCGCCGCAACAGATCGCCGGTATCCTTAAGCGAGTGTGGCCCGAGGACCCCAGCATGCATGTATCTCACGAGACGATCTACACGGCCATTTACGCGCAGCCCAGGGGCGAGTTGCGCCGCCAGCTCATCGCCTGCCTGCGCCATGGCCGCAGCACACGCATGCCACGCAAGCGCGGGGTTGATCGACGCGGGCAGATTCCTGAGATGGTCAGCATCCATGTGCGCCCGCCCGAGGTCGAGGACCGCGTCATGCCGGGCCACTGGGAGGGTGACTTCATCAAGGGCGCGGGCAACAAGTCTTCGGTGGGCGTGCTGGTCGAACGCAGCAGTCGTCTGGTGCTGTTGGCCAAGATGGATGACGCTACTGCGGCCTCGGCGCTGGCCGGCTTTTCTGCCAAGCTCAATTCGATTGCTGAGCCGCTGCGCCAGAGCCTGACGTACGACCAGGGAAAGGAGATGACGCGCCACAGTGAGCTCAGCGCCAACACTGGCGTCAAGGTGTACTTCTGCGATCCGCACAGCCCCTGGCAGCGCGGCACTTGTGAGAACACCAACGGGCTGCTGCGCCAGTACCTGCCCAAGGGCACCGACTTGTCCGTGCACACACAAGAAGAACTCGACGCAATTGCCGACAGCTTGAACAAGCGACCTCGTGCTACGCACGCGTTCCACTCCCCACTGGAGGTGTTCGCTCGTATGCTCAAACAAGTTTCTCACCCCCAACTTCAATTCACTGACGCGGGTGTTGCACTTGGGACTTGA
- a CDS encoding phasin family protein → MPTLPTEQIAAVPAANLDILFDLTNTILSAFQKVIELNLQTMKSALTETDEPTRMAFSANDPQQLLVVSESVAAHWRAGTVKLTSTVRYRLCHAS, encoded by the coding sequence GTGCCTACCTTGCCCACCGAACAGATTGCGGCTGTGCCGGCCGCCAATCTCGACATCCTGTTCGATCTGACGAACACGATCCTTTCCGCCTTCCAGAAAGTGATCGAACTAAATTTGCAGACGATGAAATCGGCCTTGACGGAAACGGACGAACCCACGCGGATGGCCTTCTCCGCCAACGATCCGCAGCAACTGCTGGTTGTAAGCGAATCTGTTGCAGCGCACTGGCGAGCAGGCACCGTCAAATTGACGTCAACAGTACGATATCGCCTCTGCCACGCAAGCTGA
- the leuD gene encoding 3-isopropylmalate dehydratase small subunit, with amino-acid sequence MQPFTKLEALVVPLDRANVDTDAIIPKQFMKSVKRTGFGVNLFDEWRYLDHGEPGQDVSTRRPDADFVLNQPRFAGAQILLTRDNFGCGSSREHAAWALSDFGIRALIAPSFADIFYGNCFKNGMLPIKLDERIVQNLFDLIARTPGLRLAIDLEAQCIRPIGGDPIPFDIEPERKRRLLNGLDDVALTLEQAERIREYERTRRAHEPWLFS; translated from the coding sequence ATGCAGCCCTTTACCAAACTGGAAGCACTCGTCGTGCCACTCGACCGCGCGAATGTCGACACCGATGCGATCATCCCGAAGCAGTTCATGAAATCGGTGAAGCGCACCGGCTTCGGCGTTAACCTGTTCGACGAGTGGCGCTATCTCGACCACGGTGAGCCGGGCCAGGACGTGTCGACCCGCCGGCCAGATGCCGATTTCGTGCTGAACCAGCCCCGTTTCGCGGGCGCACAGATCCTGCTCACGCGTGACAACTTCGGTTGCGGATCCAGCCGGGAGCATGCCGCCTGGGCATTGTCGGATTTCGGCATCCGCGCGCTGATCGCACCGAGCTTTGCCGACATCTTCTACGGCAACTGCTTCAAGAACGGCATGCTGCCGATCAAGCTTGACGAACGCATTGTCCAGAATCTGTTCGATCTCATTGCCCGCACCCCAGGCCTGCGCCTGGCGATCGATCTGGAAGCCCAGTGCATTCGGCCCATCGGCGGTGACCCAATCCCTTTCGACATCGAACCCGAACGCAAGCGCCGCCTGCTCAACGGGCTGGACGACGTCGCGCTGACGCTCGAGCAAGCCGAGCGTATCCGCGAGTACGAGCGTACCCGCCGCGCCCACGAGCCTTGGCTCTTCAGCTGA
- a CDS encoding LysR family transcriptional regulator: MNLHRLDLVSLSLFALVVRSGSISKGAELAHLAIGAASKRIADLESAIGTELFERHSRGITLTAAGEALKRHAQRILNDVDLMTADLSDYAAGVVGVVRLWANTSAVTQFLPSDIAAFAAANPEIRIELEEQNSEQIALAVVDGHADFGIMADQMPTLGLQTTLYRRDRLVLVVPDGHPLGRRKSVRFDDALEFDFVSLTHNTSLAKRLQLATSVSGGRLKLRIQVRSFDAMCRMVDAGLGIAVLPDAAVRPHLCSMGLRKIGLSEEWADRDLLICARDLNALPKPARLLVNHLIRSTPDTASTN; the protein is encoded by the coding sequence ATGAATCTCCATCGTCTCGATCTCGTCTCACTCTCACTTTTCGCACTCGTTGTTCGCAGCGGCAGCATCAGCAAAGGCGCTGAGCTCGCCCATCTCGCGATAGGTGCTGCGAGCAAGAGAATTGCGGACCTCGAGTCCGCAATTGGCACGGAGCTATTCGAGCGACACTCCCGCGGCATTACGCTCACCGCGGCGGGCGAGGCGCTCAAGCGTCATGCGCAGCGCATCCTGAACGATGTGGACCTGATGACCGCCGATCTGTCGGACTATGCGGCCGGTGTTGTGGGCGTCGTTCGCCTGTGGGCCAACACCTCAGCGGTCACGCAGTTCCTGCCGTCGGACATTGCCGCGTTCGCCGCCGCGAATCCGGAAATCCGCATCGAGCTTGAAGAGCAAAACAGCGAGCAGATCGCATTGGCGGTGGTCGACGGACACGCCGATTTCGGCATCATGGCCGACCAGATGCCGACGCTTGGTCTTCAAACCACGTTATACCGCCGCGATCGTCTGGTGCTGGTCGTACCAGACGGGCATCCGCTCGGCCGGCGCAAGTCGGTGCGCTTCGACGACGCTCTCGAGTTCGACTTTGTCAGCCTGACGCACAACACGTCACTTGCGAAGCGGCTTCAGCTCGCTACCAGCGTGTCGGGCGGACGGTTGAAGCTGCGGATTCAAGTCCGCAGCTTCGACGCGATGTGCCGGATGGTGGACGCAGGGCTCGGTATCGCCGTGCTGCCGGACGCAGCGGTACGTCCGCACCTGTGCTCGATGGGCTTGCGCAAGATCGGTCTGTCGGAAGAATGGGCTGACCGGGACCTGCTCATCTGCGCACGGGATCTCAATGCACTGCCGAAGCCAGCGCGCCTGCTCGTCAATCACCTGATCCGTTCAACGCCGGATACCGCTTCCACCAACTGA
- a CDS encoding PIN domain-containing protein, producing MASNFAVVYDACVLYPAPLRDLLMRLALTDLYRAKWTDRIHDEWTSNLLAKRKDLTEQRLARTRALMNQNVRESLVAGYEHLIASVVLPDPDDRHVVAAAIHSGAEAIITFNMKDFPKAALDKFNIEAIHPDDFIVDLLDLNAGKVLAAVAEHRASLKNPPKSVPEYLSTLTAQGLTQTVSILTQFGMAV from the coding sequence ATGGCGTCTAATTTCGCAGTTGTATACGATGCCTGCGTTCTTTATCCAGCCCCATTGCGAGACCTCTTGATGCGCCTTGCGCTGACGGACTTGTACCGTGCCAAGTGGACGGACCGAATCCATGATGAGTGGACGAGCAATCTATTAGCGAAGCGAAAAGACCTCACAGAGCAACGGCTGGCACGGACACGTGCACTGATGAATCAGAATGTGCGTGAGTCGCTGGTCGCCGGGTATGAGCATCTGATTGCGTCCGTCGTTTTGCCCGATCCAGATGATCGGCATGTGGTCGCTGCCGCCATCCATAGCGGGGCCGAAGCGATCATCACGTTTAACATGAAGGACTTCCCGAAGGCGGCGCTCGACAAGTTCAACATCGAGGCGATCCACCCAGACGATTTCATCGTGGATCTCCTTGACCTGAACGCAGGCAAAGTTCTCGCCGCAGTGGCAGAACACCGTGCATCGCTCAAGAACCCACCGAAATCTGTCCCCGAGTATTTGAGCACTTTGACCGCCCAAGGCCTTACGCAGACGGTTTCCATCCTTACACAATTCGGCATGGCGGTCTAA
- a CDS encoding ISNCY family transposase: MARLEVITVSMRELDRLKTVQAVVDGQLRLGVAAERLEITDRQFRRLLERYRQEGPSGLVSRKRGRPSNNRMPAGRESVALGLIREHYADFGPTLACEKLRERHGLTLSKETIRRMMVGAGLWVPRKQRPPKIYQPRNRRACLGELIQIDGCDHRWFEDRAPACTLLVYVDDATSRIMELRFTHSEATFTYFAATRAYLERHGKPVAFYSDKASVFRVNKPSATGGDGHTQFARALFELNIEGICANSSQAKGRVERTHLTLQDRLVKELRLRGISTMEAANAFMLEFIADYNARFAKVPRNSHDAHRPLRPDENLDLIFTWREPRCVSKSLTIQYDKMLYLLADTSEHRKLAGRYIDVYHYPDGRIEPRANGAALPYAIYDRLSEIDQGAIVDNKRIGHVLQMAQYVQEKRDNRRSQAVPSTDGTPRKRGRPPGKKAQRSLDQNDMLEALQRLQKQPWPLNGTDN, from the coding sequence ATGGCTAGACTCGAGGTCATTACAGTAAGCATGCGTGAATTAGACAGGCTCAAGACCGTCCAGGCGGTCGTGGATGGTCAGTTGCGGCTCGGCGTGGCCGCCGAACGGTTGGAGATCACGGATCGGCAATTCCGGCGGCTGCTGGAACGGTACAGGCAGGAAGGCCCGTCCGGACTGGTGTCCCGCAAGCGCGGCCGGCCCAGCAACAACCGCATGCCGGCGGGCCGCGAATCCGTGGCCCTTGGGCTGATCCGGGAACATTACGCCGACTTCGGCCCGACGCTGGCCTGCGAGAAGCTGCGCGAGCGACATGGACTGACCTTGTCCAAGGAAACGATCCGCCGAATGATGGTGGGCGCCGGGCTTTGGGTTCCACGCAAGCAGCGCCCGCCCAAGATCTACCAGCCACGCAACCGGCGCGCCTGTCTCGGTGAACTGATCCAGATCGATGGCTGTGACCACCGCTGGTTCGAAGACCGGGCGCCGGCGTGCACGCTGCTGGTCTATGTCGACGACGCCACCAGCCGGATCATGGAGCTGCGTTTTACCCACTCGGAGGCCACCTTCACGTACTTCGCCGCAACGCGGGCCTACCTGGAGCGCCATGGCAAGCCCGTGGCGTTCTATAGCGACAAAGCCAGCGTATTCCGCGTCAACAAGCCGAGCGCGACCGGTGGTGACGGGCATACCCAGTTTGCCCGGGCCTTGTTCGAACTGAACATCGAGGGTATCTGTGCCAACAGCAGCCAGGCCAAGGGCCGCGTGGAACGGACCCACCTGACCCTGCAGGACCGACTCGTGAAGGAACTGCGCCTGCGTGGTATCAGCACGATGGAGGCCGCCAACGCCTTTATGCTGGAATTCATCGCCGACTACAACGCACGCTTTGCTAAGGTGCCGCGCAACAGCCACGACGCGCATCGGCCGCTGCGACCAGATGAGAATCTGGATCTGATCTTCACTTGGCGCGAACCGCGCTGCGTGTCCAAGAGCCTGACGATTCAGTACGACAAGATGCTCTACCTGCTTGCCGACACCTCGGAGCATCGCAAGCTGGCCGGTCGCTATATCGATGTCTATCACTACCCGGATGGACGCATAGAACCGCGGGCGAATGGCGCCGCCCTTCCCTACGCTATCTACGACCGGTTGTCGGAAATTGATCAAGGTGCGATCGTCGACAACAAGCGGATCGGACACGTCCTGCAGATGGCGCAATACGTTCAGGAGAAGCGTGACAACCGGCGCTCTCAGGCTGTGCCAAGCACGGATGGAACACCGCGCAAACGCGGCAGGCCGCCCGGCAAGAAGGCCCAACGATCGCTCGATCAGAATGACATGCTGGAAGCGCTGCAGCGGTTGCAGAAGCAGCCATGGCCACTCAACGGAACCGACAACTGA